The following nucleotide sequence is from Apium graveolens cultivar Ventura chromosome 4, ASM990537v1, whole genome shotgun sequence.
tagtgtaaataaaaaactaacatttctCATACATACAAAcattgaatttcaaaaactaatatttttcattaaaatcaactttaatattaacaataatgtaaattatacaataataaattttacattattgtatattatgattgcaagtcattctgacttcagttatgcatttttttatctttttaaactGAGTAAGTTAATtttaagttagtagtgaactcagtaataatatagagcaATACATATACACTACAATATATTTGCAATCATACAACTGTTTTTTACCGTTGTCTGACTGGTAGAGtttccgttgtctatccaacactcgtgtgatcgAAGATTGGACAACGGTTGTTCATAAAGTTGTAATAAGGGAGTTTCAACAACAGTTTTTAATACTGGTTACAATCAAGATTTCACAACGGGAACTCTATTTAACCATTGTTAGGAAATTGTTTAAACAACTGTTTCTTTATTCAACTATTGTCTACCtaacttaacaacaatggttttgtAGAAAAACCATTGTTGTTAACTTATTCAATATTTTCATAAACAACGGTTTATAAACTTCTTTTAACTAATAAAAACTGTTGTCATGAATGTTTTATGTTTAAAAGACAATGGTGTAAAAGATTTAAACCACTGCAAAAAATATCAAAAGataacagttttttttaaaaaaaattgtgcaGTGAGACATACAACGGTGTTCACCATTTTTGAAGTGGCTTTCACACAActgtttacaaaattaatctcattatttaaaataaaccaattttaaaataaaatggtATTATGATAATCCTATTGTTATTTCACAACTGAAATTAAATTTACAATACAAAGATTCTCTATAAGTATTGTAGCTTCTCTTACATCCTCATTGTTTGACCCTGTCTTGCAGCCATTAACAGCTCTCCTAGTAGGGGGAAACTTTAAGTCTTGACTATTACTTCCATTCTCTAACAGATGAGACATGTCTTCAGGCTTGTTGCACCTTATTTCTGAATGAGGTGATGTTTTCTGTGATAAACTCAACCTCGCTCTTCTCTGTCAAGCACAAATGATCAACACCTGCAGATTCAAGTTGAGAAAGTAGTTGTAGTGGAGTTGCATTTAAGTGCATTGAGATATCAGTTTTACCTGACTTAGCATTATTGCTTCCTGTTTTTGTAGGAGGTCCAGTAGAGTTGTGATTTTTTCACTCACAGTCCTACCTGTGAGTAGAGATGACTATAGCCCCAATTCCGGTGGTAAATATTTTAAGAGCCCATGTTGCTACTGCAGCCACAGGTAGAGGCACAGACTCAAGAATAACAGAGAAGCATCCAACTTCCTGTAATGCCATTTCCGTCTCCACAACCTTAATTCAACATAGTGATAAGTACTTCTCAAAGAAACACTTATTAATTTACATTAAGAAGATATAAATACACATTGGAGATACCTTGAAAGCACTAACAACATTTTTTCCTTGAGGCCTATATCCCACGAGAACACTAATAGCTTGAGGAGTAAGCCCTACGTGACCTATAACAGCACTTCACAATAGCTTTTGCAGCTGTAATTCTTGAATGTGATCCGCCCTCCAGTTTTATTGCATCCATGTCTCCTTCTTTCAATATCCTGACAGTTAAATCAACTGCCTACTCATATCAAAACTACAATATCACCAACGTAGCAAATTTCAAATTATACTCGAATTCTAAGTGCTTGAAAACGTTATCCTGCTAATAATGCAACAGTGAACTAATTTGTGTTTCTAACTAATTAAATATGAGCAGGTTAAAAAGGCACGTAAAAACGAAATACAAAATATCGTCCTAAATTCTCTTTTATAACTTTAGTTCAAACTTGGGTAACTATATTTATTAGTACTTAATATTCAGCTTAATAGATGTCCAGGAAGTGCTTTACATGGGTGTCAATGTCTGACATGGCCCTTAATTCCACTAAAACCCAACTTGATTATCAAAAATAAGATTATTGAATTCGACACCACGTAAACAAATCTAACCCGAAGTAACAAACCTTATGCATTCATAATTAACAAATTTCCTTAAAATTCCTTAAATTTGAAAACTACGAAGTAACAAACATTTCTGTAGTATAAACACCCCCAAAAACTAAAACTAAAACAAACATTTGAATaaaacaaaaaacaccaaagaATAACAAAGATAAAAAAAAACAAATACCTACTGATTATAAATGCAGGCTCGCCCTGCAGCTCCTTCCCGTTGCATTCTTCTCCTAACAAGATCCAGAGGAAATGTTGCTGTAAAGTGCAAAAACACAGCAGCATCACAAAAAATCAAATACCAACTTCAAAGATCAATACTGAACAATATCAAGAACATAAATAGAGTGAATTGGTAAGGAGATTCGACTTACTTTCATACAAAAATAAAACAAAGAACAGAGAGGACTTATAACAGTTTATCATTTTAACATACCTGTTGAAGAGGCCATGCCCGAGAGGCTACTGCAAGCAAGGCTTACCATTTCGGTAGAATCGTTTGGCCTAATACAAAAAATTCATAAGTTTAGAAATAAAATCACTTGTCACAAAGGTCATACATGATTTAATCACTCCGAAAAATTCACCTTTTAGTATGGCAGTATGATCTCAGCATCTCATAAACCGTAAAGCTTATTGCTATACTAGGTCCTACTTCCTGAATAAAGCAACAATTTGTCTAAGATCAAACGTAGTAACAGGACAGAAAAACAAAGATAAAGAACAAGTATACCAAGAAGACATACCAGCAGCGTAGCTCCCATCCCTTTATATAGACCAAAGAACCCCTCATCTCTGCATATCGTACGAAGCGTGTGCTTCATACCCTGATAATATTCTTCTTCTTCCCCATTCCAGACTGATATTTACTTCTTGTTTTTCTATCTAGATTACTATCAGCAAATGAGGCGATTGATGAAAAATACTTAATCGATGTGATTTTGAAAAAATCAAGGTAAGAAATCGTAGATGGAAGAGGGCAGATGAATGAAGGAGAGGAAAGGGAAATTGGAGATGAAGGAAATTGGATAAGAAATGGAAAGGTAAATTGGGGGAGCTGGGAGCATAACAAAATTAATTAAAGGAAAGAAGTAGTGTGATTGAGAAAAAAAGGGGGAGATAAAGGGGGCAAATGAATTTTGGAAGAATGGGAAAATGGAATTTGATGAGAGGGAATGGAAAAATTGGGTGAAAATGtgaaaatagttaataaattttttaatttataaatattattatataattatttctaTCATAATTTTttatcgaaaaaatcattttaaaattaatcttataaatcaggatcgagtctcattttcgggaggggtacttttaacatatttatttaatcctcacatgcaagatgaatttcaaattttttcatatgactaaaattgatatatattaacatccgtacgattggatcgtcgaaaaaaatcattttaaaaattaatcttgtaaatcgggaatgagtctcgttgtcgggaggggtacttttactgaatttttcttatcttgacatgcaagatgaattacaaatttttttaataattttttattatgactaaaattgatatatattaacatccgtatggttggatcgtcgaaaaaattattttaaaaattaatcttgtaaatcgggaacgagtctcgttgtcgggagtggttcttttactagatttttctaatcctgacatacaaaatgaatttcaaatttttaataattttttcatatgactataattgatatatcttaacatccgtacggttgaattgtcgaaaaaatcattttaaaaattaatcttgtaaatcgggaacgagtctcgttgtcggaaagggtacttttactggaattttctaatcctgacatgcaagatgaatttcaaatttgttaataattttttcacatgactaaaatagatatatcatcacatccgtacagttggatcgtcgaaaaaattattttaaaaattaatcttgtaaatcgggatcgagtctcgttgttgggaatgatacttttactggatatttctaatcctgacatgcaagatgaatttcaaatttgttaataattttttcatatgactaaaatcgatatatcttaacatccgtacggttggatcgtcgaatttttttttaaaattaatcttgtaaatcgggaacgagtctcgttgtcgggacgggtacttttactggatttttctaatcctgacgtgcaaaatgaatttcaaatttgttaataatttttttacatttctaaaatcgatatatcttaacatccgtacggttggatcatcgaaaaaatcattttaaaaattaattttgtaaatcgggaacgagttttGTGTCCggaatggtacttttactggatttttctaatagtgacatgcaagatgaatttcaaatttgttaataattttttcatagttctaaaatcgatatatcgtaacatccgtacggttggatcgtcaaaaaaattattttaaaaatcaatcttgtaaatcgggaacgagtctcgttgtcgggagtggtacttttactggaattttctaatcctgacatgcaagatgaatttcaaatttgttaataattttttcatatgactgaaatcgatatatcttaacatccgtacggttggaatgtcgaaaaaagaatttaaaaaattaatattgtaaatcgggaacgagtctcgttgtcgggagtggtacttttactggatttttttaatcctaacatgcaagatgaatttcaaatttgttaataattttttcacatttctaaaattgatatatcttaacatccgtaagattggatcgtcggaaaaatcattttaaaaattaatcttgtaaatcgggaacgagtcttgttgtcgggagttgtacctttactggatttttctaatcctgacatgcaagatgaatttaaaatttgttaataattttttcatatgactaaaatcgaaatatcttaacatccgtacggttggatcgtcgaaaaaagaattttaaaaattaatcttgtaaatcgggaacgagtctcgttgtcggaagtggtacttttactagatttttctaatcctgacatgcaagatgaatttcaaatttgttaatatttttttcacatttctaaaattgatatatcttaacatccgtatggttggatcgtcgaaaaaataattttaaaaattaatcttgtaaatcgggaacgagtcttgttgtcgggggtggtacttttactaaatttttctaatcgtgacatgcaagatgaattttaaattttttaataattttttatatgactaaaattaatatgtcttaacatccgtacggttggatcatcgaaaaatcatttaaaatttaaCTTGTTAAcctggaatctcattttatacagttatacttttacaatggtttccttggaacaccattgtgtaaagataaactaagacaacgcttttttaattataaaaccgttgtgttactatatcagcttttttcaatctaacggctaatatctaatctcatttcaatcaaAGGTTGTCATTCCGACACTTCAGCAATCCGAGTAAAATGTTTACAACCTATCATGCGCTGCCACCTCATCAGGTGGTGCccatttaaattataaaataattatttcagACAACTGTTTTATTCCGTTGTATGAAGGTTTTTAAGACAATCCTtctaaaaactgttgtgtgaattacacaacgtaatatctaaaaacttgtatgagaccaactaagacaacacttttgttttaacataaaacTGTTGTATAAGAATATCAGCTATTTTTCGATCTAACGGCCGATATCAAATATCATTTTAATGAAGGGCTCTCATTTCGCCACCTCAgcaatccttgtgaatgatttaccacTTATCACATGCTTCCACCTCAATACGTGGTACCCATTGAAATTCCTCAGACAACTGTTTCCATTCCGTTGTTTGATGGTTTATAGGACAACCTTTCTGAAAAATCGTTGTCTCAATTacacaatgtaatgtcaaaaccGTTGTCTTCTATCCCTAACATAGTAACAAGAGTTTGTAATCGTTGTGTTAAAGATCTATAACAacactatattttaaaaatcgttgtctgactcgatgagaggatacaacttgtacaacagtttaaaaaaTATGGATATTCGTTGTTTGTTATGgagctcacacaactgttttttctgcaaaatcaattcaccgttgtatgattttttaggacaacggttttttttaaataaattcaagatttaaataaaattcaagattttagtcaactctgtattcaacatgtATTTAATTTTTtagctttttatttgtaaaaatactAACGGCATTTTACAGAATAAGTTTTATCGTTTAtttttaaacgtacacttactactctgtttatatttattcattaaatataaaataacgggtaagaaaaatataatataataatagttaaGGATATTCACTCCTAAAAATGAAGAAGCATTCGAAACTCCTAATATTATAGAGGGGGATATGAAGCTTGTTGTagagaaattttatctccatttcttcaagatttgactcaagagcctatataaggatattgttggaattgctctaaaaatattataattgcgTGATATACAAAAAAATTGTACAAAATGATCCGTGCCTCGCACGGTTATTATGCTACTTGTAAATAATGTTTGATTTGAAAATGAACACTAAATAATAGAGTACTATGTTGCATGTGTTAAAATTTACATCCTTTAATAATTGTTTAATCCAACTCAATCATTTTAGTGTCTTATCTTCTTTTAATTCTGTCACAAAAAACGTGGCTTGTCTTTTCAATTCTTGGAACTTTGCTTGTCATTTTATTGATCAGATTATTGTTAGAACGCTTATATATACGGCTTAGAATTTCTACAACTAAGCACAACACAACACATATTGATCAGGTTTATCTTTTTAGCATTTGAACCAATTATTGTTACGTACGTGCACCAGTTTCCTTCTTGTTTCGAAAAGACAGAACTAGTTTCAATAAGCTGTTATTGTTGCAATTACGtattaaaattgtttttaaatgaGTACTACTTGCTCTCCAAGTACAATAATAagataaattaattatttatcgataGAAAAGTGCTAATTTATATACTTAACATATTTTTTTTAGAGACTATCTATGTTACTTACTAAACATAAGTAgaattaatttaataataaaaaattacgGCATCTAAAAAAATCCAGTCCAACAA
It contains:
- the LOC141717329 gene encoding uncharacterized protein LOC141717329 isoform X2 — translated: MKHTLRTICRDEGFFGLYKGMGATLLEVGPSIAISFTVYEMLRSYCHTKRPNDSTEMVSLACSSLSGMASSTATFPLDLVRRRMQREGAAGRACIYNQ
- the LOC141717329 gene encoding uncharacterized protein LOC141717329 isoform X1 → MKHTLRTICRDEGFFGLYKGMGATLLEVGPSIAISFTVYEMLRSYCHTKRPNDSTEMVSLACSSLSGMASSTATFPLDLVRRRMQREGAAGRACIYNQILKEGDMDAIKLEGGSHSRITAAKAIVKCCYRSRRAYSSSY